A single window of Syntrophotalea acetylenica DNA harbors:
- the rplC gene encoding 50S ribosomal protein L3 translates to MTKGILGKKLGMTQVFAADGKCIPVTVVEAGPCIVLQKKTLEKDGYNALQLGFGAKKTHRTNKPAMGHFKKAGKGAFVFLREVECDNTDEHAVGDEITCGEFFAAGDILDVTGTSKGKGFQGVVKRWNFAGGRASHGSMFHRRPGGISASAWPSRVFKGKKMAGQMGNKRVTTQGLEVVDVRSEKSLVLIKGAVPGPVNGLLLIRKSRKA, encoded by the coding sequence ATGACGAAGGGAATTTTGGGTAAGAAGCTGGGGATGACCCAGGTCTTCGCTGCTGACGGTAAGTGCATTCCGGTGACCGTGGTCGAGGCTGGTCCTTGCATCGTGTTGCAGAAAAAGACTCTGGAAAAAGACGGCTACAATGCCCTTCAGCTCGGGTTTGGGGCCAAGAAGACTCACCGCACCAACAAGCCTGCCATGGGTCATTTCAAAAAGGCCGGGAAGGGGGCATTTGTCTTCCTGCGGGAAGTCGAGTGCGACAATACCGATGAACATGCCGTTGGTGACGAAATTACATGTGGGGAGTTTTTCGCCGCCGGCGACATCCTTGATGTAACGGGGACCAGCAAGGGGAAAGGTTTTCAGGGCGTTGTAAAACGTTGGAACTTTGCCGGTGGTCGCGCCAGCCATGGCTCGATGTTCCACCGCAGGCCTGGTGGCATCAGTGCCAGTGCCTGGCCTTCCCGGGTATTCAAGGGTAAAAAGATGGCAGGCCAGATGGGGAACAAGCGCGTGACCACGCAAGGTCTGGAAGTGGTCGACGTGCGGTCCGAAAAGAGCCTGGTACTTATTAAAGGCGCCGTTCCGGGGCCTGTAAACGGCCTGCTGCTCATCCGGAAAAGCCGCAAGGCTTGA
- the rpsJ gene encoding 30S ribosomal protein S10, protein MQSQKIRIRLKAYDHKLLDLSVNEIVDTAKRTGARVAGPIPLPTVINKYCVLRGPHVDKKSREQFEMRTHKRLLDIVEPTQQTVDALMKLDLSAGVDVEIKL, encoded by the coding sequence ATGCAGAGCCAGAAAATAAGGATCCGTTTAAAGGCTTACGATCATAAATTGCTCGATCTCTCCGTTAATGAAATTGTTGATACGGCCAAGCGCACCGGGGCGCGCGTCGCTGGCCCTATCCCCCTGCCCACGGTGATAAACAAATACTGTGTGCTTCGCGGACCGCATGTTGATAAAAAGAGTCGTGAGCAGTTCGAGATGCGCACCCACAAAAGGCTTCTTGACATTGTCGAGCCGACACAGCAGACTGTCGACGCCTTGATGAAGCTCGACCTGTCGGCGGGTGTTGACGTCGAAATCAAGTTGTAA
- the tuf gene encoding elongation factor Tu yields MSKAKFERTKPHVNIGTIGHVDHGKTTLTAAITKTMASRGLADFKAFDQIDNAPEERERGITIATAHVEYQTEKRHYAHVDCPGHADYVKNMITGAAQMDGAILVVSAADGPMPQTREHILLARQVGVPAMVVFLNKADMVDDAELMELVELEVRELLSSYDFPGDEIPIIAGSALKALECGCGKEECEACKPILDLMDAVDSYIPEPQRDIDKPFLMPVEDVFSISGRGTVATGRVERGVVKVQEEVEIVGMKPTTKTVVTGVEMFRKLLDQGQAGDNIGVLLRGVKREDIERGQVLAKPGSITPHTKFKAEAYILTKEEGGRHTPFFNGYRPQFYFRTTDVTGICELAEGTEMVMPGDNASMTVNLITPIAMDKELRFAIREGGRTVGAGVVSEIIE; encoded by the coding sequence ATGTCCAAAGCTAAATTTGAAAGAACGAAGCCCCATGTCAATATCGGGACCATCGGTCACGTCGACCATGGGAAAACCACGCTGACGGCAGCTATCACCAAGACCATGGCATCCCGGGGTCTGGCCGATTTCAAGGCCTTCGACCAGATCGACAATGCCCCCGAGGAGCGTGAGCGCGGCATCACCATCGCCACGGCGCATGTCGAGTACCAGACCGAAAAGCGTCACTACGCGCACGTTGACTGCCCGGGCCATGCCGACTACGTCAAGAACATGATCACCGGCGCCGCGCAGATGGACGGAGCCATCCTTGTCGTGTCGGCCGCTGACGGTCCGATGCCGCAGACCCGCGAGCACATTCTGCTCGCCCGCCAGGTTGGCGTGCCGGCCATGGTGGTGTTTCTGAACAAGGCCGACATGGTTGATGATGCCGAACTGATGGAGCTGGTCGAGCTGGAAGTTCGCGAGCTGTTGAGCTCCTACGATTTCCCGGGCGACGAGATCCCCATTATCGCCGGCAGCGCGCTCAAGGCGCTGGAATGCGGCTGCGGCAAAGAGGAATGCGAGGCATGCAAGCCGATCCTCGACCTGATGGACGCGGTCGACAGCTACATTCCGGAGCCGCAGCGCGACATCGACAAGCCGTTCCTGATGCCGGTGGAGGATGTGTTCTCCATTTCTGGTCGCGGTACCGTGGCTACCGGTCGCGTGGAGCGCGGTGTGGTCAAGGTTCAGGAAGAGGTGGAAATCGTCGGCATGAAGCCCACCACCAAAACCGTGGTGACCGGGGTCGAGATGTTTCGCAAGCTGCTCGATCAGGGGCAGGCCGGCGACAACATCGGCGTGCTGCTGCGCGGCGTGAAGCGTGAGGATATCGAGCGTGGCCAGGTTCTGGCCAAGCCCGGCAGCATCACTCCGCACACCAAGTTCAAGGCCGAGGCCTATATCCTCACCAAGGAAGAGGGCGGGCGTCACACGCCTTTCTTCAACGGTTATCGCCCGCAGTTCTACTTCCGGACCACGGACGTGACCGGAATCTGTGAGCTGGCCGAGGGGACCGAAATGGTAATGCCCGGCGACAATGCCAGCATGACCGTAAATCTGATCACCCCGATCGCCATGGACAAAGAGCTGCGTTTCGCCATTCGCGAAGGCGGCCGTACGGTCGGTGCTGGTGTCGTCAGCGAAATTATCGAATAA
- the rpsG gene encoding 30S ribosomal protein S7 has translation MPRRREIAKRVVLPDPKYNDRTVAKFINAIMLKGKKSTAEGIVYGAFDVLSERSGEDALEVFKKALENVRPVLEVKSRRVGGSTYQVPVEVRSDRRNALAIRWLITYARGRGEKTMVERLAGELLDAAANRGSAVKKREDTHRMAEANKAFAHYRW, from the coding sequence ATGCCGAGAAGAAGAGAGATTGCCAAGCGGGTTGTTCTGCCTGACCCCAAATACAATGATCGTACGGTGGCGAAGTTTATCAATGCCATCATGCTCAAGGGGAAGAAGAGCACCGCCGAAGGTATTGTTTATGGGGCCTTTGACGTCCTGTCCGAGCGATCTGGCGAAGACGCGCTTGAGGTCTTCAAGAAGGCTCTTGAGAATGTGCGTCCGGTGCTGGAGGTCAAGTCCCGCCGCGTTGGCGGTTCGACCTATCAGGTGCCGGTTGAGGTTCGCTCCGACCGTCGCAACGCCCTGGCGATTCGCTGGCTTATCACCTATGCGCGTGGCCGTGGAGAGAAAACCATGGTTGAGCGTCTTGCGGGCGAGCTGCTCGATGCCGCTGCAAATCGCGGGTCGGCTGTCAAGAAGCGGGAAGATACGCATCGCATGGCCGAGGCCAACAAGGCGTTCGCCCACTATCGTTGGTAA
- the rpsL gene encoding 30S ribosomal protein S12: protein MPTINQLIRKGREKKVRKSTAPALKSNPQKRGVCTRVYTTTPKKPNSALRKVARVRLTNGIVVTSYIPGVGHNLQEHSVVLIRGGRVKDLPGVRYHIVRGALDLAGVKDRKQGRSKYGAKRPK, encoded by the coding sequence ATGCCGACCATCAATCAGCTGATTCGCAAGGGACGTGAAAAGAAGGTTCGCAAGTCCACTGCGCCGGCGCTCAAAAGCAATCCGCAAAAACGCGGGGTCTGTACTCGTGTTTATACGACAACCCCCAAAAAGCCGAACTCGGCATTGCGGAAAGTTGCGCGTGTTCGTTTGACCAATGGCATTGTGGTGACGTCCTATATCCCCGGTGTTGGACATAACCTTCAGGAGCACTCCGTAGTTCTTATTCGCGGCGGCCGTGTGAAGGACTTGCCGGGTGTTCGTTATCATATTGTTCGCGGGGCGCTTGATCTTGCCGGTGTCAAGGACCGTAAGCAGGGTCGTTCCAAGTACGGGGCGAAGCGGCCCAAGTAA